A single region of the Bacillota bacterium genome encodes:
- a CDS encoding DNA-directed RNA polymerase subunit alpha — MLEIVKPTIESEELSEDGTYGRFVVEPLERGYGTTLGNSLRRVLLSSLPGAAVTSVRIDGVLHEFSTIPGVVEDVTDIILNIKSLALRLYGDGPATIRIDARGPGEVRGADILCPENVEVVNGDQLIATLDEGGRLEIEMTVEHGRGYVPGDRNKRPDQPIGVIAVDSIFTPIRRVNFRVEDTRVGQVTNYDRLILEVWTNGSVDPKTAVAEAASILQEHLDLFRGLVGREEGPAEGAETEASERDRLLERSIDELELSIRSYNCLKRAGINTIGELVAKTPEEMMKVRNLGRKSLEEVQEKLAALGLSLRSSEE, encoded by the coding sequence ATGCTGGAGATCGTGAAGCCGACCATCGAGAGCGAGGAGCTCTCCGAGGACGGCACCTACGGGCGGTTCGTCGTGGAGCCGCTGGAGCGGGGCTACGGCACGACCCTGGGCAACTCGCTGCGGCGCGTGCTGCTCTCCTCGCTCCCCGGCGCCGCCGTCACCAGCGTACGCATCGACGGCGTGCTGCACGAGTTCTCCACCATTCCGGGCGTGGTCGAGGACGTGACCGATATCATCCTCAACATCAAGAGCCTCGCGCTGCGCCTCTACGGGGACGGCCCGGCCACCATCCGCATCGACGCCCGCGGACCCGGCGAGGTGCGCGGCGCGGATATCCTCTGCCCGGAGAACGTCGAGGTGGTCAACGGCGACCAGCTCATCGCCACCCTGGACGAGGGCGGCCGCCTGGAGATCGAGATGACGGTGGAGCATGGGCGCGGCTATGTCCCGGGCGACCGGAACAAGCGACCCGACCAGCCCATCGGCGTCATCGCCGTCGACTCGATCTTCACGCCCATCCGCAGGGTCAACTTCCGCGTCGAGGACACGCGCGTCGGCCAGGTGACCAACTACGACCGGCTGATCCTTGAGGTCTGGACCAACGGCTCGGTCGACCCGAAGACGGCGGTGGCGGAGGCCGCCTCCATCCTTCAGGAGCACCTCGACCTCTTCCGGGGTCTCGTGGGGCGGGAAGAGGGGCCCGCGGAGGGCGCCGAGACGGAGGCCAGCGAACGCGACCGCCTCCTGGAGCGCTCCATCGACGAGCTGGAGCTCTCCATCCGCTCCTACAACTGTCTCAAGCGGGCGGGCATCAACACCATCGGCGAGCTGGTGGCCAAGACGCCGGAAGAGATGATGAAAGTCCGCAACCTGGGCCGGAAGTCGCTGGAGGAGGTCCAGGAGAAGCTGGCGGCCCTGGGGCTCTCGCTCCGTTCGTCGGAGGAGTAG
- the rpsD gene encoding 30S ribosomal protein S4 — protein MARYTGPVCRLCRRAGEKLFLKGTRCYTDKCPVARRNVPPGQHGLARRKLSEYGIHLREKQKARWTYGVLERQFRKTFARAAKSPGVTGERLLQLLELRLDNVVYRLGLAGSRPEARQLVRHGHFQVNGRKVDIPSYQVREGDVVEVRPKSRDLVKFQALRESPVGPTVPGWLDADLENLRGRVLRVPRREEIDSGLREQLIVEYYSR, from the coding sequence ATGGCCAGATACACCGGTCCCGTCTGCCGGCTCTGCCGGCGGGCGGGCGAGAAGCTCTTTCTGAAGGGGACGCGCTGCTACACCGACAAGTGCCCGGTGGCGCGACGGAACGTGCCTCCGGGGCAACACGGTCTGGCGCGGAGGAAGCTCTCCGAGTACGGCATCCATCTGCGCGAGAAGCAGAAGGCCCGCTGGACGTACGGCGTGCTGGAGCGTCAGTTCCGCAAGACCTTCGCACGCGCTGCCAAGAGCCCGGGCGTGACGGGCGAGCGGCTCCTGCAGCTGCTGGAGCTGCGCCTGGACAACGTCGTCTACCGCCTCGGCCTGGCGGGCTCGCGTCCGGAGGCCCGCCAGCTCGTGCGCCACGGCCACTTCCAGGTCAACGGCCGGAAGGTGGACATCCCTTCCTACCAGGTGCGGGAGGGCGATGTGGTCGAGGTGCGCCCCAAGTCGCGCGACCTGGTGAAGTTCCAGGCGCTGCGGGAATCACCGGTGGGCCCGACGGTGCCGGGCTGGTTGGACGCCGATCTGGAGAACCTGCGCGGCCGGGTCCTGCGCGTTCCCAGGCGCGAGGAGATCGACTCCGGTCTGCGCGAGCAGCTGATCGTCGAGTACTACTCCAGGTAA